In Equus przewalskii isolate Varuska chromosome 6, EquPr2, whole genome shotgun sequence, one DNA window encodes the following:
- the LOC103547535 gene encoding olfactory receptor 10T2-like, producing the protein MGNHTTVSTFLLWGFSGFPDLQNFLFVMIFFCHVTTVTANVSIMVAIQLSHNLHTPMYFFLCGLSISETCTTMVILPRILVDLLSDNKTISLPECATQMFFFLGLGGNNCFIIAAMSYDRYTAIHNPLHYAIRMTHKMCLQLMMASWMVGFLVSLCIVITVFNLSFCDSNTIQHFFCDISPVVSLACDYTLYHEMAIFLLSAFVLVGSFILIMISYVFIGSTVLKMPSAKGKYKAFSTCSSHLTVVCIHYGFACFVYLRPKDSDSFHEDMPMALTYTVLTPLLNPIVYSLRNKEMQIALMKVVDNANRLISQRVNKRTLNI; encoded by the coding sequence ATGGGAAATCATACTACAGTGAGCACATTCCTTCTGTGGGGATTTTCTGGTTTCCCAGACCTgcagaattttctctttgtgatgattttcttttgcCATGTGACTACCGTAACTGCAAATGTGTCCATAATGGTGGCCATCCAGCTCAGTCACAACCttcacactcccatgtactttttcctctgtGGTCTGTCCATTTCAGAAACTTGTACCACTATGGTAATTCTCCCCCGTATTTTGGTGGACTTGCTGTCAGACAACAAGACCATTTCTCTTCCTGAGTGTGCCAcacagatgtttttcttcttaggCTTAGGAGGGAATAACTGTTTCATCATTGCTGCCATGTCCTATGACCGTTACACTGCCATTCACAACCCACTGCATTATGCCATCCGGATGACCCATAAGATGTGCTTGCAGCTCATGATGGCGTCTTGGATGGTTGGATTCCTGGTTTCTCTCTGCATCGTCATCACTGTATTCAACCTATCTTTCTGTGACTCCAACACCATCCAGCACTTCTTCTGTGACATCTCGCCTGTGGTCTCCCTTGCTTGTGATTACACTTTGTATCATGAAATGGCTATTTTTTTGCTCTCTGCCTTTGTGTTGGTGGGaagctttattttaattatgatttcCTATGTCTTCATTGGGTCCACAGTTTTGAAGATGCCTTCTGCAAAGGGGAAGTATAAGGCCTTCTCAACTtgctcctcccacctcactgtagtgtgcatccactatggatttgcttgctttgtttatttgaggCCCAAGGACAGTGACTCATTCCATGAAGATATGCCAATGGCTTTGACATATACAGTGCTGACACCTCTGCTTAATCCCATAGTATACAgtctaagaaacaaagaaatgcagaTAGCCCTAATGAAAGTAGTAGACAATGCAAATAGGCTTATCTCTCAGAGGGTTAATAAAAGAAccttgaacatttaa